From the Fulvia fulva chromosome 2, complete sequence genome, one window contains:
- a CDS encoding putative glycosidase yields the protein MYPNVTARDSEMMPPPSAPPPPYESIDGLDKMAEKSGSKWNPRNGSKLAILVAVIAAILVIVAGIVGAVLGTRANEYPDSSALSYTLADTYAGTDFFDDFDYFTGYDPTAGFVHYVPNTTATSEQYNLTYASPDTAILRVDTSETNADTGRYSVRITSKKQHNSGLFVFDIVNTPYGYATWPALWLSDPNNWPEHGEIDVVEAVNQADTGNQATLHTTSGCKMNVKRKQTGDTLYKSCANTTHDNAGCGVQGEQDTYGETFDANGGGIYAMEWRTAGIRVWFFPRSDVPSDIPTDVTNTSAPDPSTWGTPLADFPSTNCDISNHFKNQSIIANIDLCGTWAGSTAVYTDQDQCPGLCTDFVATNNTAFETAYWQWNSWRMYTAST from the exons ATGTATCCGAACGTTACTGCGAGAGACAGCGAGATGATGCCTCCGCCTAGCGCACCTCCGCCACCGTACGAAAGCATCGACGGTCTGGACAAGATGGCCGAAAAGAGCGGCTCGAAATGGAACCCAAGGAACGGGTCGAAGCTCGCAATACTCGTTGCTGTCATAGCAGCCATATTGGTCATCGTAGCAGGCATTGTCGGCGCAGTACTGGGCACCCGCGCGAACGAATATCCAGACTCCAGCGCTCTATCATACACGCTCGCCGACACGTACGCAGGGACGGACTTTTTCGATGATTTCGACTACTTCACTGG GTACGATCCAACAGCTGGATTTGTACATTACGTCCCCAATACTACAGCCACATCTGAGCAGTACAATCTGACATATGCCTCCCCGGACACTGCCATTCTCCGGGTCGACACATCCGAGACCAATGCCGACACTGGTCGATACTCCGTCCGCATCACTTCCAAGAAGCAACACAACTCTGGCCTGTTTGTCTTCGACATAGTCAACACCCCATACGGCTACGCGACTTGGCCAGCTCTGTGGCTTTCCGATCCCAACAACTGGCCCGAGCATGGCGAGATCGATGTGGTCGAGGCTGTGAACCAAGCCGACACAGGCAACCAGGCTACCCTGCACACTACGTCTGGCTGCAAGATGAATGTGAAACGGAAGCAGACTGGCGATACGCTCTACAAGAGCTGCGCGAATACGACACACGACAATGCCGGCTGTGGCGTCCAAGGGGAGCAGGACACATACGGAGAGACCTTTGACGCCAACGGCGGTGGCATTTACGCGATGGAGTGGCGCACGGCAGGCATCAGGGTGTGG TTCTTCCCACGATCCGACGTCCCGTCAGACATTCCCACAGACGTCACGAACACCTCGGCGCCCGATCCCAGCACATGGGGTACGCCACTCGCGGACTTCCCGTCCACGAACTGTGATATCAGCAATCACTTCAAGAATCAGAGCATCATCGCGAACATTGATCTTTGCGGCACGTGGGCTGGCTCCACCGCTGTTTACACGGATCAGGATCAGTGTCCAGGCCTATGTACGGATTTCGTGGCGACGAACAACACAGCATTTGAGACGGCGTATTGGCAGTGGAATAGCTGGAGAATGTATACTGCAAGTACTTGA
- a CDS encoding ADP-ribosylation factor-like protein 2, which yields MLSILRKARLKDKEMRILMLGLDNAGKTTIVRKIMNEDVNEVSPTLGFIIKTIDYEGERYKLNIWDVGGQKTLRTYWKNYFEKTDTLIWVVDATDRERLADCRHELKGLLLQERLMGASLLVFQNKSDVPGCMAEDDIRGGLQLDSIRTHKWHILPCSAMTGENLQEGLRWVVQDAKDRLFLY from the exons ATGCTTTCGATCTTGAGGAAGGCTCGCCTGAAAGACAAGGAGATGAGAATCCTTATGCT TGGCTTGGACAACGCAGGCAAGACTACCATCGTCAGGAAGATTATGAACGAGGATGTCAATGAAGTCAGCCCGACGCTCGGCTTCATCATCAAGACGATTGACTACGAGGG TGAAAGATACAAACTGAATATCT GGGATGTCGGAGGCCAGAAGACCCTCCGCACGTACTGGAAAAATTACTTCGAGAAGACAGATACCCTCATTTGGGTAGTCGATGCCACAGACAGAGAGCGTCTGGCTGACTGCCGTCATGAGCTCAAAGGTCTCCTCTTGCAGGAG CGCCTGATGGGAGCCTCTCTGCTCGTTTTCCAGAACAAGAGCGATGTTCCAGGCTGCATGGCAGAGGATGACATCCGCGGG GGACTGCAGCTCGACAGTATCCGAACACACAAATGGCACATCTTGCCGTGTTCTGCCATGACGGGCGAGAATCTGCAGGAAGGACTGCGATGGGTCGTCCAAGATGCTAAAGACAGGCTGTTCTTGTACTGA